A single window of Hyla sarda isolate aHylSar1 chromosome 2, aHylSar1.hap1, whole genome shotgun sequence DNA harbors:
- the FOXO6 gene encoding forkhead box protein O6 isoform X2, whose protein sequence is MSDSAEKMELEEDLVSGPDEEEKITEKISLKSEDVTQNSIRHNLSLHTRFIRVQNEGTGKSSWWMLNPEGGKTGKTPRRRAASMDSTNGKFLRIKGKTGKKKQQQVQTAPEPTVEGSPSSQQAKWSESPSSHTSDDFDVWAEYHNRANTVAGNMSGRLSPILGNDEPDDLDDDEVTPSSPLMYPSPSSALSPNARCSVEMPRLAELSGNIGMSEGLSDHLLDELQDGYNVDSAAALRQRSPAFSFTSKCPTLSSSSNAFCGTVYNQPTMGMMRRLPMQTIQENKQAAFSPGSTYRNSSLQDLLTAMSYGHKEGLVQSDPGLATMLGPQRNHRQNTGMLNNCDSGQVPYSASLIKSHNLYHPPTLNHHCSVNNSALASSSGLINSESCSLSSIPHHNYYSSQGGHGNLLEGPYQGPYHHHHHHHHHHPQMYNQDRFPTDLDLDMFNGTLECDVESIILNDFMDNDEMDFNFDSALPPQGGFNMAATAQPANQSWVQG, encoded by the coding sequence aaTTCTATCAGACATAATCTCTCCCTACATACACGCTTTATCCGTGTTCAAAATGAAGGAACAGGAAAGAGTTCTTGGTGGATGCTAAACCCAGAAGGTGGAAAGACTGGGAAAACTCCACGGAGGAGAGCAGCATCTATGGACAGCACAAATGGAAAGTTCTTAAGGATAAAGGGCAAAACAGGGAAGAAGAAGCAACAACAGGTGCAAACTGCACCAGAACCAACAGTAGAAGGCAGTCCTTCTTCTCAACAAGCAAAGTGGTCCGAAAGTCCATCTTCCCACACCAGTGATGACTTTGATGTTTGGGCTGAATATCACAACAGAGCCAACACTGTGGCTGGGAATATGAGTGGAAGACTTTCACCCATTTTGGGAAATGATGAGCCAGATGACCTGGATGATGATGAGGTCACACCCTCTTCCCCTCTAATGTACCCTAGCCCATCTAGCGCCCTCTCTCCTAATGCCCGCTGTTCAGTTGAAATGCCACGGCTTGCAGAACTTAGTGGTAATATAGGTATGAGTGAGGGGCTCTCAGATCATTTACTGGATGAGCTCCAGGATGGTTATAATGTAGACTCTGCTGCTGCCCTACGCCAACGAAGCCCTGCATTTTCATTCACATCTAAGTGCCCAACTTTAAGCAGCAGCTCTAATGCTTTTTGCGGCACTGTTTATAATCAGCCGACTATGGGAATGATGAGGCGGTTACCCATGCAGACAATCCAAGAGAACAAACAAGCTGCTTTTTCTCCAGGCAGTACATACAGGAATTCATCCCTCCAGGATCTCCTAACTGCCATGTCCTATGGACATAAAGAAGGACTTGTGCAGAGTGATCCAGGTTTAGCCACTATGCTGGGGCCACAGCGTAACCATAGGCAGAACACAGGCATGCTAAACAATTGTGACTCAGGACAAGTGCCatactctgccagtttaataaaAAGCCACAACCTATACCACCCACCAACTCTCAATCATCACTGCTCTGTTAACAACAGTGCCTTAGCTAGCTCAAGTGGACTGATAAACTCTGAATCCTGCAGCTTATCATCTATTCCACATCACAACTACTATAGTAGTCAAGGTGGACATGGAAACCTGCTAGAAGGGCCATACCAAGgcccataccaccaccaccaccatcaccatcatcatcatcctcaaatGTACAATCAGGACAGATTCCCAACAGACTTAGACTTAGATATGTTCAATGGTACTTTAGAATGTGATGTGGAATCAATCATTCTCAATGACTTCATGGACAATGACGAAATGGACTTCAACTTTGACTCTGCTCTGCCACCACAAGGAGGGTTCAACATGGCTGCCACAGCACAGCCTGCAAATCAAAGCTGGGTACAAGGTTAA
- the FOXO6 gene encoding forkhead box protein O6 isoform X3 codes for MLHFMPPLVMGTAGTARSLILLPINMYMNSIRHNLSLHTRFIRVQNEGTGKSSWWMLNPEGGKTGKTPRRRAASMDSTNGKFLRIKGKTGKKKQQQVQTAPEPTVEGSPSSQQAKWSESPSSHTSDDFDVWAEYHNRANTVAGNMSGRLSPILGNDEPDDLDDDEVTPSSPLMYPSPSSALSPNARCSVEMPRLAELSGNIGMSEGLSDHLLDELQDGYNVDSAAALRQRSPAFSFTSKCPTLSSSSNAFCGTVYNQPTMGMMRRLPMQTIQENKQAAFSPGSTYRNSSLQDLLTAMSYGHKEGLVQSDPGLATMLGPQRNHRQNTGMLNNCDSGQVPYSASLIKSHNLYHPPTLNHHCSVNNSALASSSGLINSESCSLSSIPHHNYYSSQGGHGNLLEGPYQGPYHHHHHHHHHHPQMYNQDRFPTDLDLDMFNGTLECDVESIILNDFMDNDEMDFNFDSALPPQGGFNMAATAQPANQSWVQG; via the coding sequence aaTTCTATCAGACATAATCTCTCCCTACATACACGCTTTATCCGTGTTCAAAATGAAGGAACAGGAAAGAGTTCTTGGTGGATGCTAAACCCAGAAGGTGGAAAGACTGGGAAAACTCCACGGAGGAGAGCAGCATCTATGGACAGCACAAATGGAAAGTTCTTAAGGATAAAGGGCAAAACAGGGAAGAAGAAGCAACAACAGGTGCAAACTGCACCAGAACCAACAGTAGAAGGCAGTCCTTCTTCTCAACAAGCAAAGTGGTCCGAAAGTCCATCTTCCCACACCAGTGATGACTTTGATGTTTGGGCTGAATATCACAACAGAGCCAACACTGTGGCTGGGAATATGAGTGGAAGACTTTCACCCATTTTGGGAAATGATGAGCCAGATGACCTGGATGATGATGAGGTCACACCCTCTTCCCCTCTAATGTACCCTAGCCCATCTAGCGCCCTCTCTCCTAATGCCCGCTGTTCAGTTGAAATGCCACGGCTTGCAGAACTTAGTGGTAATATAGGTATGAGTGAGGGGCTCTCAGATCATTTACTGGATGAGCTCCAGGATGGTTATAATGTAGACTCTGCTGCTGCCCTACGCCAACGAAGCCCTGCATTTTCATTCACATCTAAGTGCCCAACTTTAAGCAGCAGCTCTAATGCTTTTTGCGGCACTGTTTATAATCAGCCGACTATGGGAATGATGAGGCGGTTACCCATGCAGACAATCCAAGAGAACAAACAAGCTGCTTTTTCTCCAGGCAGTACATACAGGAATTCATCCCTCCAGGATCTCCTAACTGCCATGTCCTATGGACATAAAGAAGGACTTGTGCAGAGTGATCCAGGTTTAGCCACTATGCTGGGGCCACAGCGTAACCATAGGCAGAACACAGGCATGCTAAACAATTGTGACTCAGGACAAGTGCCatactctgccagtttaataaaAAGCCACAACCTATACCACCCACCAACTCTCAATCATCACTGCTCTGTTAACAACAGTGCCTTAGCTAGCTCAAGTGGACTGATAAACTCTGAATCCTGCAGCTTATCATCTATTCCACATCACAACTACTATAGTAGTCAAGGTGGACATGGAAACCTGCTAGAAGGGCCATACCAAGgcccataccaccaccaccaccatcaccatcatcatcatcctcaaatGTACAATCAGGACAGATTCCCAACAGACTTAGACTTAGATATGTTCAATGGTACTTTAGAATGTGATGTGGAATCAATCATTCTCAATGACTTCATGGACAATGACGAAATGGACTTCAACTTTGACTCTGCTCTGCCACCACAAGGAGGGTTCAACATGGCTGCCACAGCACAGCCTGCAAATCAAAGCTGGGTACAAGGTTAA